A region of Lycium barbarum isolate Lr01 chromosome 1, ASM1917538v2, whole genome shotgun sequence DNA encodes the following proteins:
- the LOC132614645 gene encoding probable LRR receptor-like serine/threonine-protein kinase RFK1 translates to MAIDDGETKHKSDLVLMAESDMSDIDEENKERKKLNLTLDEIELDKKDMCVITKEMEKQPVGLGKIAKLINARKIDSSELITMKTLKVIVAYGVTFLSSNQLVGEVPTSFSELVNLTDFRINDDNFSGQIPDFIQNWKQLTKLEMHATGLEGPIPSNISLLNKLTDLRISDIGGPAQTFPSLSDIAGIQTFLSGELPVYIWAMKDLQTLDVTFNKLVGEIPNNISSRSMLKFVFLTGNMLSGDIPDSILKNGINVDLSYNNFTWQGPDQNACQQNMNLYLNLYKSSAAVSPLVESNCFCALTSTEREFFHVRRISLVLGEKLVWKDFNFVNEADGVQRPVVRHFNTSVTDNTLEIRFYWAGKGTTRIPSRGHYGPLISAISLKPTFGSCSEKDKKSVTAYIIVGVVAACIFLLLMSALWWKGNLQCKKKQRTVLTKYLMWGRLSDGTSVAVKQLSHSSRQGNREFLNEIGMISCLQHPNLVNLHGCCIEGTELLLVYEYLENNSLARALFNSEKSQLILDWPTRVKICVGIAKGLAYLHEEAGRRIVHRDIKATNVLLDRDLNPKILDFGLARLTGDDNTHISTRVAGTIGYMAPEYALWGYLTYKADVYSFGIEKARGVISSPSHHPNTPIDKPSVVTPIVPPPTTANVDDVDPLVSDNDRSPSPMH, encoded by the exons ATGGCAATTGACGATGGAGAAACTAAGCATAAGTCAGACCTCGTACTCATGGCTGAATCTGACATGAGTGATATTGATGAAGAGAACAAAGAG AGAAAGAAGCTAAATCTTACTCTTGATGAAATAGAACTGGATAAGAAGGATATGTGTGTGATAACAAAAGAAATGGAGAAACAG CCAGTTGGGTTGGGAAAGATTGCAAAGCTGATAAATGCCAGGAAGATTGATTCATCAGAATTGATAACAATGAAAACTCTAAAGGTAATTGTAGCTTATGGTGTAAC GTTTTTATCCTCCAACCAATTGGTGGGAGAGGTGCCAACTTCATTTTCTGAACTCGTAAATTTAACAGATTT TAGGATAAATGATGACAATTTCAGTGGACAGATTCCAGATTTCATACAAAACTGGAAACAACTTACCAAACT GGAGATGCATGCCACCGGACTAGAGGGTCCCATTCCATCAAACATATCTCTTCTGAATAAGTTAACAGATTT GAGGATCAGTGACATAGGTGGACCAGCTCAGACATTTCCTTCATTGAGTGATATCGCGGGCATTCAAACGTT CCTTTCGGGAGAGCTTCctgtatatatttgggcgatgAAGGATCTGCAAACATT AGACGTTACCTTCAACAAGTTAGTTGGAGAAATCCCAAACAATATTAGTTCTAGAAGTATGCTAAAGTTTGT GTTTCTTACTGGCAACATGCTCAGTGGAGATATACCAGACTCAATACTGAAGAATGGAATAAATGT TGATCTTTCCTACAATAATTTTACCTGGCAAGGACCTGACCAAAATGCTTGTCAGCAAAACAT GAATCTGTATTTGAATTTGTACAAGAGCTCTGCAGCAGTAAGCCCCCT AGTTGAGTCTAATTGCTTTTGTGCTTTAACTTCTACAGAAAGAGAATTCTTCCATGTACGAAGGATTTCACTTGTCCTCGGT GAGAAATTAGTTTGGAAAGACTTCAATTTTGTGAATGAGGCTGATGGAGTTCAAAGGCCCGTGGTTAGGCATTTTAACACCAGTGTCACAGATAATACTTTGGAGATCCGATTTTACTGGGCTGGCAAAGGAACTACCAGAATTCCATCTAGAGGGCATTACGGTCCGCTAATATCTGCTATTTCACTCAAACCAA CTTTTGGATCTTGTTCAGAGAAAGATAAGAAGAGTGTTACTGCTTATATTATTGTTGGAGTAGTGGCCGCATGCATTTTCCTGTTGTTAATGAGCGCACTTTGGTGGAAAGGCAATCTGCAATGCAAAAAGAAACAGAGAACAG ttttgaccaaatatttgatgtGGGGCCGGCTATCTGATGGTACTTCGGTTGCAGTGAAGCAGCTCTCGCATTCATCAAGACAGGGAAATCGTGAATTTTTAAATGAGATTGGCATGATTTCTTGTTTGCAGCACCCGAATCTTGTTAATCTGCATGGCTGCTGCATTGAAGGGACTGAATTACTGCTCGTATATGAATACTtggaaaataatagccttgctCGCGCATTATTTA ATTCAGAGAAAAGTCAATTGATACTTGATTGGCCAACAAGGGTCAAGATTTGTGTTGGGATTGCTAAAGGTCTGGCTTACCTTCATGAGGAAGCCGGCCGTAGAATTGTACACAGAGACATTAAAGCTACTAATGTACTGCTAGATAGAGATCTAAATCCCAAAATTTTGGACTTCGGGCTAGCTAGACTTACTGGAGATGATAATACCCATATTAGCACTCGAGTTGCTGGAACAAT AGGATACATGGCACCCGAGTATGCGCTATGGGGTTATTTGACCTACAAAGCAGATGTCTACAGCTTCGGAATTGAGAAGGCACGCGGAGTGATTTCTTCACCATCACATCATCCAAATACTCCTATCGACAAACCATCAGTTGTGACACCCATAGTGCCTCCTCCTACTACTGCTAACGTTGACGATGTTGATCCTTTAGTTTCTGATAATGATCGTAGTCCTTCACCCATGCATTAG